TAATAACGAACCCCCTTGGCATTTACTAATCGCCAGGGGGTTTTGTCTTTCACCCTTCACTTTACAACGCCATTTCCCTTGATCGATACGTCTGGCTTGATTTCAACTGTGGCATTGGAAAATGCCTTCGCCCAATCATCCTCTACCTTTTTGTATTCCTTATATTCATAGGCACGTGCATAGAGACCAAACCCAAACGGGTCTACACCGATTTCCTGGCATTTCTTGATTAACTTCATATAATCCTTCTGCAACTCGTCGCTGATCATTCGCTCCATCTTTTTGTAGTCCTTTTGCATGTCGTACGGAAACATTCGCTCTGATATGGACACTCGCAACCTGAAATGAACGTCAAAATGAAATCGACCGTTCTGATAGGATGTTTTTACTTTTTTTTGGACGCCCTTGATAAAAAAGCTGATCCTGTCTTTCGTAATTTGTTTGTGATCGTTCTGCTCTTTAATCGGGATGGTGACGGATAATTCCCCTTGTTTTTCATAGAGCAGCGTTTGCAAAAGAATCGTATCCCGGGGTTCTATCGTGCTTGCGTACGTTCCATTATTTTTTAACAAAGTCGTCCCCACTACCTTGACCGCCCGCTTTTCTTTCTTCAACTCAGTCAAGCTAGGTGTCATCCCTTTTTCATACATTTGCCGATGGAGCTCCTGCGCCCTCGTCTTTACTGTCAGATTTCTTTTATTGGCTGTGTCAATTAGCGTTGTTACATGAATGGACAGACGAGGCTTGTCCTTTGGTTTATAATCAAACAGCTCATGCAACGGACCATCAAGCATAGCCATGCGGGCGTTGACACTGAACTTTGCATCCCGAAAAACGACATCCAGCAACCGAAACCAGTCCGGGTGAGCCAGCAGCTTTTTCCCGAACACAAGCACCTGGATTTTGCCTGCTTGGGTCAAGCCTGTTACTCGCTCGTCAAAGCCCATTCTCGACTCTCTAATCGTAGATGACCGGATACCGTATTCCTCAGATTTTTCCTTTGCCTCCCGACTAAACACAGGGCTTGAGATATAGTAGAGAAGCTCGTTTTTTTCGCTCAAATCAATTCCGACCATGAGCGATAAAGTGGCATCCTCCAAATTAATTTGATCCCTGCAACCTGCCAACACAGTTACCAGCAAGCTCAATAACAGAATCTGAGCAAATGCCCTCATGCTTTTTTCCCCCCTTCTGCTCGTTTCGATAGCCTAATCGGCCCCCAAGCTAGTAAAGGAAGCGCATAAGCAAAGCACAAGCCTGCATAGCTCCAAATTTGTATCGATTTCTTCAGATCGATAAAGGATGGCGTATAAAACCATAGCGCCACTGGAACCAGAAGAAGGAACAGGCGCAAATGCTTGCGGTGATCCTTCATGCCGAATAACTGACTGGATGAAAAGACACAGAAATAAATGTACGGTATTGCAGTCGTTGACAATATAAACATATACGTAGAGAGAAAAAGAATATCGACACGTTCCAAAAAGCGGAACTCAATGGCTTTCCATAAATTGAGCGTAGGCCACGTATACTCCGTGATTTCATCGGGGCTAAAGTAAGCAAAGCAAACGATGATGACAGACATATACACGAGCATCGTCAATGTATTCGCAATGATAATGCCAAGAGGCGCATATTGCTTTTTTTGAAGAAAAGGGTAGGCGAAATAACCAAACTCAAATCCAAGAAAGGAGAGTACCGTGGATTTACTCGCCTCCCAGATCGGATGCCAGCCCTCCTTGATTACTGGCAGTAAGTTTAACCAATGAACCTCTCGATAAGCCGTCGTGATAACAAAAGGTATCCAAAGTGTAAGATAGAATACAAGCTCGGCATACCTTCCTATGGCGCGAACCCCTCCCTGGAGAACAAAATAAGTCGGCAGCGTAAAAAGGAACACAACGACATAGGCGGGTGTTTGAGACAGGAGCCACACATTAATGATTCCCGTCGCATTTATCAACAAAACGAACGCTGCAACCGCGCAATAAATGGACATCAAAACAATAGCGACACGACCGAGCCACTTGCCCAGGATCAATGGAAATATATCGATGATCGTCTTCTCCGGGTACTGCTTCATCATGTTCGTGATGACGAGACTGACTAGCGTTGCTGCAAGCCATCCGATCAAAAGCGATATCCACCCGTCGGTGCTCGCCTTCTCCGCCAATTCTCTGGGAATCGTCAATACTCCGATCCCTACTTGTGCCCCATGAATGAGGAGAATGTACTGAAGGACGCTCAATTGGTTGTATGTATACTTTTTCATCACCCGTCCTCCTTTGGCCGATTATCCCCTTGTCGTTCCTCTTCAATCGTATGGGCTGACAGGGGACGATCTTTCATTTTCCACAGTGGCAGGCGGATAAACAAATCTTTCCAGTCCCCGAAGCGCACAGGGGCAAGAGGACTTCCATAAGGAACACCTAATGATTCCAGCGTAATCAAATGGCCGATCAATGCCATCAGCCCGACAATAATGCCGACAAAACCAAACATCGCAGCGAGAATCATCATGAGAAATCGAATAAGCCTGACGGCCGAGGCCATATCGTAGTTCGGAATAATAAAAGATGAGATCGCTGTAAATGCAACGACGATCACCATAATATTGCTCACAATCCCCGCTTGTACGACCGCTTGACCAATCACGATACCTCCCACGATACCAACTGTTTGTCCAATAGGGGCCGGCAAGCGAATCCCCGATTCCCGGAGCATTTCCAGTGTGAGCTCCATAATGAATGCTTCTAGCAAGGGAGGGAATGGGACCCTTTCGCGGGACTCTCCGACTGACAAAATCAAATCAAGTGGGATAACTTCATAATTGAATGAAATCAGCGCAATATAAATCGCGGGTAAAAAAGTAGCAATCAAGAAAGCCAAGTACCGAAGCAAGCGGATGAACGTAGCGACTGGCCAACGCGTACCGTAATCGTCAACGTTTTGAAAAAAGGAAGCGAAAGTAGCCGGTCCGATTAATACACTTGGGGAGCGATCGACAACGACAGCAATCTTCCCTTGCAAGATGTGAGAGGAGACTGAATCTGGACGTTCTGAAGTCAAAAACTGCGGAAACATAGAGAACGGATTATCCTCGATATACTCCTCCAGTTCAGACGCATTGAGAATCGCGTCAACCTTGATGCTCTTGAGCCGATCTTCCAGCTCCTGTAATACTTCCGGATTCGCCACATCAGCCAAGTACATGATCGAGAGCTTTGTAAGACCTCGTTCTCCCAACCATATTTCTTTTATTTTTAATTCACGGTTGGGAATATAACGGCGGATGAGGGCAATGTTATGCGCGTCCGTTTCGACAAACCCTTGGTGTCCTCCCTTAAGCGCAGCCTCCAACTGCGGGTCTTCTATTGACCGCTGTGGCCATCCATTCGTTTGCATCACAAGCACTTCTTTTCGACCCTCGATAAACAAAAGACTACTCCCAAGCAAGATCTCGGTTTCTACTTTCCGAAAGTCGTAGGCAACTGATATCTTTCCGACAGATAACAGGTCCAAAATACTCGATTTCTCACCCTCTGGGTGTGACAAAAGCGGACGAAGCACATTATTGTTAATCGAGTTTTTGTCAACCAAGCCATTCAGGTAGACGAGTGTAACCATGTCCTCTATATGCTTGCACGCAAACGTCCGAATGACCAAATCGGGTGTCAGCGTAAATATCGCATTCAGCTCCGCAAGGTTATCACTTAATCGCTCACTGATCTCACGGACACGGATAGGCTCACTTGAGTGGCTCATCCTGTCTTTGACAGATGTCTTTTTTCTTCTCAGCCACCCTCTCATCGCCATCTTCTACAGCTCCCGCCCTTTTCCGAAGTATCTTCCATTAGCGTTCGTGAGAGCTTCCCAAAATATGCATGGAACTTGGCACATTCTGCCGCTGAATCGAATAAATCCCAAAGCCGTCGCAAATCGCAAATATCCGCAAGAAAGGAAACGTGCGTTACATGCAAAAGGAGCAAAGCTCAATGCTTTGCTCCTTTTGCCATCTACTGTTTGGAACTACACCACATATGCTCCCGCTTCAATCACGCGATCTGCAATCGAACGTTTGAGTGCCACTGTGTTGATCGGCGTGCGGCGGGTCAGCTTTTTCAAGATCGACAGGCGCAGACGAAGCTCGTCGCCCTCTTCCATCGCCGCCAATGCTTCCTTCGCCCAGCCTTCGATACGATCGAATGCCTCATGTACATAGACAGCAGTCATTTCCAGCTTTTGCTGCTCAGCTTCGATGCCATTTGCCGCCATTGCTTTCTCTGTCCGCTTCACGATGCTATCCATTGCGTACAGCTCGATCAGCATGTCAGCTGCAAATGCCAAGAGTTCCTGTTCTTTGGACATTTCCTGTTGGTATTTCATCATCGCAGAACCAGCCACCATCAAAATGATTTTGCGCGTGATGTTGATCAGATGCTTCTCCATAGCCAGGGGTGCATCCTCAATCTCTTCTGGATAATAGCTCATCAGATCTGCTTGCAGACTGCTTGCTGCTTGCATGAGCGGCAATTCACCTTTCATCGCCTTTTTCACGAGCGTATCCGGGATGAGCATGCGATTGATTTCGTTCGTTCCTTCGAAAATGCGGTTAATCCGCGAGTCACGGTACATGTTCTCGATCTCGTACTCGGACATAAAGCCGTATCCACCGTGGATTTGCACGCCTTCGTCCACGCAGTAATCCAAAACCTCAGTGGCAAATACTTTATTGATCGAGCATTCGATCGCATAATCTGCAATCGCCTTCGCAACCTCCGCGCCATCATCCGCTTTTTCACCCAAGCGAGTCAGCGCTGTATCGAACAGACCCACTGTGCGATAGACGGAACTTTCAGCCGCATACGTTTTCACTGCCATGTTCGCCAGTTTGTTTTTGATTAAAGGAAAGTTGGCGATTGGCGTTTTGAACTGCTTGCGCTCTTTTGCGTAGTTGGTCGCGAGTTCCACTGCCTTTTTCGAGGAGCCGACTGCGCCCACCGCGAGCTTGTAACGACCTACGTTCAAGATGTTGAACGCGATCACGTGACCTCTTCCAGGCTCACCGAGCAGATTATTTACCGGCACAGGTACATCTTGCAAAATGACCGTGCGTGTTGAGGAGCATTTGATTCCCATCTTCTTCTCTTCCGGTCCAAACGAAACACCTGGGAATGTGCGCTCAACGATAAAGGCAGTAAATTTCTCGCCATCAATTTTCGCGTACACGATAAATACATCAGCAAAGCCAGCATTGGTGATCCATTGCTTCTCTCCGTTGAGAATATAGTGCGTGCCATCTGCGGAGAGAGTCGCTGTCGTTTTCGCACCCAGCGCATCTGAGCCAGAGCCTGGCTCTGTCAGGCAGTAAGCTGCGATTCGTTTTCCAGATGCCAGATCAGGCAGGTAGCGCTGTTTTTGCTCCTCGTTTCCAAAGTACACGATCGGCAGTGAACCGATACCGACATGAGCGCCGTAGCTGAGCGCAAAGCCGCGAGCCAGCGAGAACTTCTCTGTTACGAGTGCCGTGCTGACTTTATCCAGCCCCAGACCCTCGTACTTCTCCGGAACGTCTCCAGCCAACAGACCGAGCTCCCCTGCTTCCTTCAACAGACGAACCGAAATATCAAATTGATGGTTTTCAAGCTCTTCCAGATGAGGACGAACTTCATTGTTGACGAAATCCTCTGTCGTCTTGGCAATCATCTTTTGCTCTTCGGTGTACTCTTCTGGCACGAATACATCATCAGCTGAACCTGCATCGATCAAAAAGCTTCCACCGCGGATCAAATCTTTTGTTTCTGCCATTACTATCCCTCTCCTTATATTAAAATTAGATCATTTCAAAAACGCCAGCGGCTCCCATTCCACCACCGATACACATCGTAACGACTCCGTATTTGCCGCCTCTGCGCTTCATTTCATTCAAAAGCTGGACGGTCAGCTTGGCACCACTACAACCGAGTGGATGCCCTAATGCGATTGCCCCACCATTTACATTGACCTTTTCTGGATCGAGTCCCAGCTCGCGAATGACGGCAATCGATTGGGAGGCAAACGCTTCGTTTAACTCAAACAGATCGACATCCTCCAAGCTGATTCCTGCCAGCTTCAATGCTTTTGGAATCGCAACAACCGGACCAATCCCCATGACATCAGGGTCTACACCGCCAACCGTAAAGGAACGGAACTTGGCAATCGGCTCGACACCCAGCTCGGCTGCCTTTTCGGCAGACATCACGAGAACTGCCGCCGCGCCATCGCTCGTTTGCGAGGAGTTTCCTGCTGTCACGCTGCCTTGCACATGAAAGACCGGTCTGAGCTTGGCGAGTGCCTCCATCGTCGTGTCCGAGCGCGCTCCTTCATCCTTGTCGAAAACACGTTCCTGGACGTGAACCTTGCCAGCTTCATCGACAAAATGCTGCTTGACTGTCAAAGGTACGATTTCATCCTGGAATTTCCCTGAAGCAATGGCGGCCGTCGCACGCTGATGGCTTTGCAGAGCAAAATCATCCTGATCCTCACGAGAAATGTTGTACCTCTTCGCCACTTCCTCAGCCGTATGACCCATGCTCATATACGCTTCCGGCTTCGTTTCTACCAGAGTCGGATTGAGTGCGATTTTGTGACCGAGCATTGGCACCAGACTCATGCTCTCCACCCCGCCAGCGACTACTACTTCGGAGCTGCCGACCATGATTTGCTGAGCAGCGTAAGCAATCGTCTGCAAACCAGAGGAGCAAAAGCGATTGATCGTGATCCCCGATACATTTGTCGGCAATCCGGCGCGCAGGCCGATCAAGCGAGCCATATTCATGCCTTGCTCAGCTTCCGGTACAGCTGTCCCTATGATGATATCCTCGATATCAGCCGGATCGAGCTGTGGTACGCGGCGCAACAGGTCGCTTACAACTGCAGCTCCCATATCGACTGGGTGAAAATCCTTGAGACTTCCTTTTTTCGATTTACCGATAGCGGTGCGGGCGCCCGCGACAATAACTGCTTCTCTCATCGTTATCCCTCCCTCTCCCTAGTTACGCAAAGGCTTGTTCTTGGTCAGCATGTGCTGCATCCGTTGCTGGCTTTTCGGCGTCTTGATCAGTTCGAGGAACGCTTGCTTTTCCAGCTCCAGAATGTAGTTCTCTGTCACTTCTGTACCCGCTGGCACGTTACCGCCGGACATAACATAGGCAACTTTGCTTGCGATCAGCTCATCATGCTCGGAAATATATCCACTCTTCTTCATGGCATAAATATTTTGGCGAAGGTTCGCATAACCCGTTTCACCGATGACGCGAATTTTGCGTGGCGCTGGCGGCGTGTAGCCCTCTTTATCCATCGTAAGCACCAGCTGCTTCGCATCGTATAGCAGATGATCAGCATTCACGCTGATGCGGTCAGTCGGTCGCAGGTACCCCAGATTGATGGCTTCCTGACCACTCGTAGATACCTTTGCCATGGCAATGGCTTCAAACGCCTTCGCAACGAATGGGAACGGATCAACTGGCACGCTTCCTCCCTCTGGAACGTTTTCCATTGCTCGGAACAGCATCTCCTTCGTTCCTCCGCCACCTGGCAGAAGTCCTACTCCCACCTCTACCAGTCCGAGGTACGTCTCTGCCGATACCTGCACGCGATCCGCGAGATAGACCACCTCGACACCGCCACCCAGCGTCATGCCGAATGGTGCTGCTACCACTGGACGATGCAT
The window above is part of the Brevibacillus brevis NBRC 100599 genome. Proteins encoded here:
- a CDS encoding GerAB/ArcD/ProY family transporter, coding for MKKYTYNQLSVLQYILLIHGAQVGIGVLTIPRELAEKASTDGWISLLIGWLAATLVSLVITNMMKQYPEKTIIDIFPLILGKWLGRVAIVLMSIYCAVAAFVLLINATGIINVWLLSQTPAYVVVFLFTLPTYFVLQGGVRAIGRYAELVFYLTLWIPFVITTAYREVHWLNLLPVIKEGWHPIWEASKSTVLSFLGFEFGYFAYPFLQKKQYAPLGIIIANTLTMLVYMSVIIVCFAYFSPDEITEYTWPTLNLWKAIEFRFLERVDILFLSTYMFILSTTAIPYIYFCVFSSSQLFGMKDHRKHLRLFLLLVPVALWFYTPSFIDLKKSIQIWSYAGLCFAYALPLLAWGPIRLSKRAEGGKKA
- a CDS encoding Ger(x)C family spore germination protein; protein product: MRAFAQILLLSLLVTVLAGCRDQINLEDATLSLMVGIDLSEKNELLYYISSPVFSREAKEKSEEYGIRSSTIRESRMGFDERVTGLTQAGKIQVLVFGKKLLAHPDWFRLLDVVFRDAKFSVNARMAMLDGPLHELFDYKPKDKPRLSIHVTTLIDTANKRNLTVKTRAQELHRQMYEKGMTPSLTELKKEKRAVKVVGTTLLKNNGTYASTIEPRDTILLQTLLYEKQGELSVTIPIKEQNDHKQITKDRISFFIKGVQKKVKTSYQNGRFHFDVHFRLRVSISERMFPYDMQKDYKKMERMISDELQKDYMKLIKKCQEIGVDPFGFGLYARAYEYKEYKKVEDDWAKAFSNATVEIKPDVSIKGNGVVK
- a CDS encoding acetyl-CoA C-acetyltransferase; translated protein: MREAVIVAGARTAIGKSKKGSLKDFHPVDMGAAVVSDLLRRVPQLDPADIEDIIIGTAVPEAEQGMNMARLIGLRAGLPTNVSGITINRFCSSGLQTIAYAAQQIMVGSSEVVVAGGVESMSLVPMLGHKIALNPTLVETKPEAYMSMGHTAEEVAKRYNISREDQDDFALQSHQRATAAIASGKFQDEIVPLTVKQHFVDEAGKVHVQERVFDKDEGARSDTTMEALAKLRPVFHVQGSVTAGNSSQTSDGAAAVLVMSAEKAAELGVEPIAKFRSFTVGGVDPDVMGIGPVVAIPKALKLAGISLEDVDLFELNEAFASQSIAVIRELGLDPEKVNVNGGAIALGHPLGCSGAKLTVQLLNEMKRRGGKYGVVTMCIGGGMGAAGVFEMI
- a CDS encoding spore germination protein, yielding MAMRGWLRRKKTSVKDRMSHSSEPIRVREISERLSDNLAELNAIFTLTPDLVIRTFACKHIEDMVTLVYLNGLVDKNSINNNVLRPLLSHPEGEKSSILDLLSVGKISVAYDFRKVETEILLGSSLLFIEGRKEVLVMQTNGWPQRSIEDPQLEAALKGGHQGFVETDAHNIALIRRYIPNRELKIKEIWLGERGLTKLSIMYLADVANPEVLQELEDRLKSIKVDAILNASELEEYIEDNPFSMFPQFLTSERPDSVSSHILQGKIAVVVDRSPSVLIGPATFASFFQNVDDYGTRWPVATFIRLLRYLAFLIATFLPAIYIALISFNYEVIPLDLILSVGESRERVPFPPLLEAFIMELTLEMLRESGIRLPAPIGQTVGIVGGIVIGQAVVQAGIVSNIMVIVVAFTAISSFIIPNYDMASAVRLIRFLMMILAAMFGFVGIIVGLMALIGHLITLESLGVPYGSPLAPVRFGDWKDLFIRLPLWKMKDRPLSAHTIEEERQGDNRPKEDG
- a CDS encoding acyl-CoA dehydrogenase family protein, which gives rise to MAETKDLIRGGSFLIDAGSADDVFVPEEYTEEQKMIAKTTEDFVNNEVRPHLEELENHQFDISVRLLKEAGELGLLAGDVPEKYEGLGLDKVSTALVTEKFSLARGFALSYGAHVGIGSLPIVYFGNEEQKQRYLPDLASGKRIAAYCLTEPGSGSDALGAKTTATLSADGTHYILNGEKQWITNAGFADVFIVYAKIDGEKFTAFIVERTFPGVSFGPEEKKMGIKCSSTRTVILQDVPVPVNNLLGEPGRGHVIAFNILNVGRYKLAVGAVGSSKKAVELATNYAKERKQFKTPIANFPLIKNKLANMAVKTYAAESSVYRTVGLFDTALTRLGEKADDGAEVAKAIADYAIECSINKVFATEVLDYCVDEGVQIHGGYGFMSEYEIENMYRDSRINRIFEGTNEINRMLIPDTLVKKAMKGELPLMQAASSLQADLMSYYPEEIEDAPLAMEKHLINITRKIILMVAGSAMMKYQQEMSKEQELLAFAADMLIELYAMDSIVKRTEKAMAANGIEAEQQKLEMTAVYVHEAFDRIEGWAKEALAAMEEGDELRLRLSILKKLTRRTPINTVALKRSIADRVIEAGAYVV